The Pan troglodytes isolate AG18354 chromosome 6, NHGRI_mPanTro3-v2.0_pri, whole genome shotgun sequence genomic sequence ACTGAAAATATATCCATCATAGAAAGAGATTTAACTTATAACTATCTGGGAATGTGTCTGCTTTATAGAAACCTTGCCATTAGCCATGTGTGATAAAATGAAGTTATATTTATACAACATTTTAAGTGCTAAgttattgattattttaaattattttttaacttgtaaTTTCTATGTGAGTAaagatattatcttttatttaatgtatatgaAGTGTTAACTCATTCTCAATGTCATTCACCTATGAAGCAGGACTTCCCCTCAAGGCAGGAACTGAAATTGAGAAGGAAACACTAGATTAGATAAAACAtgagaaatctgtattttttgtccttaataatatatgtagaaaGATGTCTAGGTGGGAAATCTGAAGTGCAATGTTAAGATGGTTCTTTCACATGGGACCATATGGAACCTGGGGAGTAACAGAAGGTTAATTTGAGATTATAGCATCATGATTGATAAATTAGACATCCTCTTCCACTAGGAGGCATCTTACAGTGATACACCTTAATATATTTGGGATTTTTGCTTGTTTGATTTTTAGATGAGTACAgagagatatatacacacataaattgaTTGACTTGACTGAGCACTTCTAAGTCTCAGAATTTACTATTAAAAATGTCAtgaaaaaagacaacaaatacaaacatatacatatataatttaattactgAAGCATTATATAGCACACAATCTAATGATGAGATAATACATTAAGTTAATTAGAATATTTGTATTGAATAATAGCTGTTCAAACTATGTTTCAGAGAAATGTTTTGACATGGGAAATGGTTCATGATATATGATAGAGCTAGTTAAACAAAtagcatttttcatataatttttataataatgatatatatgaaataaacagTAGAAAAGTATAACTgcacaattatttaaaatgatcacttttgtttgtatgtttcaaCATGTCATCTCTTTAGTCCTTTAACTAGAGTTTCAtgtttttctaggtttttaaaaCTTCAAGTCAAAATCTCATACAAAGTAGGTATCACATTGTTTACACAAGGGTTCACACAAAATCTAAACTATTCAAgattctaaaatttctaaataagaataaaagcaggAGAATAATATAAAACCTGATGGTTAATAAGGTAGTAGaattacaaatatgtatttttcaccaaaaataaaataataaatatcaaaacCATTTTCTTCAATGCTAACACCATAAAGGAAGTCAGTTAAGTTATATTATTTTCAGAAGAATCTTGAGAATGTATTATCCCCATAATAATTTGTATGCTTTCTCAAATTATATGCTCTTGTTTTTAATGTAGAATACCAGAAATTCACGCTATCCTCATgataaaaatcatgataaaatacaaattatcatggtaaaatataaattattaaaaatccaATAAAACCCAGATAAATAGAAATATTGGCTTATAAATATAATTCTTTATTAAAAGTGATTATAACTTTTGAAGGAAATGGCTGTTTTGTGATTGAAGTGGGGAGTATACAAAGGGAGCTTGAAACATCTGGTCATATCAGAAGGAAATAACTGCTCAAATATTATGGGAACATGTTAAAAAGACAGAGGAGCATGCTTAGAAGGCCTAGATATAGGAAAATTAAGCACCAAAAAATGACAACAATGAAGTACAACCCACTGAATAAAAAAATCCATGAGTCTATactgatggatagatagatgacagatagcaGATAGATAACAGATGATAGATAACAGATAGAGAgcagatagataatagataggtAAGTGAATGAAGCATTTTTTATACTAAAGTTGCCAACTAATAAATGTAAAAGCAATTATAGAGTCAGAACAACACATTTTGAATCATCATTATTATCTGAGTTAGGCAAGAtaatcaatggatgctaaaactagTGACTGAAAGGAACTAGTGAAGTGACATTATGAGGAACAAGctacatatataataattttaatgggTACTCCAGAAACtaattagggggaaaaaatcacaTAATGGAGATATCTGGGAAGCACCATCTTCACCAAGTGATCCAAGTTAGCTTCACCCCAATAATAGGACAAATTAATATCATAAACTTGCTCagaacacacagagaaaaatactatttttcctGCAGAAAGTGAATAATTTGAACAAAAACATTGAGGAATATTGTACACTCTCAATTTGTTGGACATTATGCTGAAGAACTCTTCAAAATATCAGTGTTCAGAAAGGCACAAAAAGGCTGAGTAAATATTACAGGTACAGGAGACTAAAGACAGATGACTTTAGATATAATGCATAATCTTGGATTAGGTCCTAGACTGGTGTGGTTGGAGGGAGAATATTGTAtattagagaaaagaaacatgtcaatatcaatatcaatatcaatattAAACATGTCAATGTCAATATTAAATTCTCTGATTTTAATACTTATATTATGGTCAAGCTAGTGGGAATTAGTTTTTTTTactaaaagatcagaaatttataattaaataggTATTATGTCTACACTTTAATCTCAACtggttcaaaaaataaaaattacatagagaaagagaataagacaaataataaatgttaacatttgctgaatctgtatgaaattaaGTGggagttctttgaaaaatttgtgacactttttatgtttaaatttatttcataattaaatgCTAAAAACAGAGAGGTAATAAATCTTGGGAATTTGAAGGGGCTTATCTAATAGGAACAAACATATAGCCTTTATCTTAGctcattttcagataaaaactcaaATTTTCTGACCTTTCTATCACACTTCAGTCCTTGACAGACTTCCATTAAGGAATGGGAGTCAACCAATCATGGGTCACAGAATTCATCCTGGTGGGATTCCAGCTCAGTGTCGAGATGGAAGTGCTCCTCTTTTGGATCTTCTCCCTGTTATACATCTTCAGCCTGCTGGcgaatggcatgatcttgggacTCATCTGTCTGGACCACAGTCTGCATacccccatgtacttcttcctctcaCACCTGGCCATCATTGACATGTCCTATGCTTCCAACAATGTTCCCAAGATGTTGGCAAATCTGATGAACAAGAAAAGAACCATCTCCTTTGTTCCATGCATAATGCAGACCTATTTGTATTACGCTTTTGCTGCTGCAGAGTGTCTGATTTTGGTGGTGATGTCCTATGATAGGTATGTGGCCATTTGCCACCCTCTCCAGTACACTGTCATCATGAGCTGGAGAGTGTGCACGATCCTGGCTGTCATGTCCTGGTCATGTGGGTTTGCCCTGTCCCTGGTACATGCAATTCTCCTTCTAAGGTTGCCGTTTTGTGGGCCCCGGGATGTGAACCACCTCTTCTGTGAAATTCTGTCCATCCTCAAGCTGGCCTGTGCTGACACCTGGGTTAACCAAGTGGTCATATTTGCTACCTGTGTGTTTGTCTTAGTTGGGCCTCTTTGTTTGATGCTTGTCTCCTACATGCACATCTTCTGGGCCATCCTAAAGATCCAGACAAAGGAAGGCCGCATAAAGGCCTTCTCCACCTGCTCCTCCCACCTTTGTGTGGTTGGACTCTTCTTTGGCATAGCCATGGTGGTTTACATAGTCCCAGACTCTAATCAACGAGAGGAGCAGGAGAAAATGCTGTCCCTGTTTCACAGTGTCTTTAACCCAATGCTGAACCCCCTGATCTACAGCCTGAGGAATGCTCAGGTGAAGGGTGCCCTCCACAGAGCACTGCAGAGGACGCGGTCTATGTAAGGAGTGGACAGAGTGTTAGTTGGATAGGACTTTGCTTTTAAACAAGTGGTTTGCTAAAGCAAaaactgagaattttttttcagttagaaGTTTGATATAAATATGGTAAtttttcaaattctggctctgaaaATATGACAAGATTACAGTGAAAAAAACAGCACATTATATTTTATACTACCTTTCCCACTGAAAACTCTATGGAGTATGAACCCAGTTTCTGGATTAAATTTTAGTGTTGAGAGTCACTTCTATTTGCAGAGTGGAAGAGATGGAAAAGCTATTTTCCTTTGGAATTTGCATCATTTTCTCAGCATTTTATTGCAAATCTCCCATtttgaaagaaaagcaaacaaaacccaaagcaagcaTAAATAGATAtagattaaaatgtataaaaataaaatagagaaatgaaaaagaataagtaaaatcAGTGAAAACAAAAgtgcttctttgaaaagattaacaaaattgacaaactttagcTACATTTACCAACAAAACAGTgaaagactcaaattactaaaattaggGATATAGAAACATCATCAGCAATCTTACAGCTACAGAAAGGATTATCAAAGAACACTGTGAACAACTCTGTGTGAACAGTTAGAAActtacataaaaggaaaaatttcaagaaagtCACAATCTACCAACtcaatcaaaaataaatagataatctgaataCACTTCTAGTAAGTAAAGAAGttgaatcagtaattttaaaactaaCACCAAATAAAGTTGCCAATCACATTGCTGTAGTAACAaatactatttaatttttaaaagaataattactactatttcttcataaaaaatctctcaaaaatgaagaaaatggaacatttcccaacttattctatgaggccagtatcacctgatatcaaaaaaatcagaggcatcacaggaaataaaaactatagaccaatttctttatgaatatagatgcaaaattaTTCAACgaataccagcaaaccaaatgCAGCAAGCATAATTACCAAGTGAGGTTTATTCAAAGAATGCAAGGTTGTTTAAACATTCAAAACTCAATGTAATAGAccatgttaataaaataaagaaaagaaaacacatctaATTATACATACTAAAGGCATTTGACAATTCCAAAATCCtttcctgacacacacacactcacacacacacacacacacacacaccagactaGAAATACAAGGGAATTTCTTCAAACTGATAAAGGGTAGATAagaaaaccaaaactaaaattaCAATTAATTGTTAAAGACTGGGATGCTTTCCCCATAAGAAACATGATCAAGGAAGTCTTTTGTTGCTGCTTCTGTTCAGCATTagactggaagttctagccagagcaattaaacaagaaaaagaaataaaaggcatccagattggaaaggcaTAAGGTGAAATGATCTTGTGaatagaaaattctaaggaattttttaaaatcagctcgAACAAATAAATTCAACAATGCTGCAGAATAAAAGTTTTGTACTCAAATATCAATTGTATTTCTGTCAAGAAGCTGAGCTTGAGACAGCTGAGTTTCCGAGTGTCTGAGTAACCAAGCTAAGCAACCAGCCAAAATGAAAGCAACGGTCAAGTGTTTAATCATTTACTGTGATCGCATAAGCAAGAGGTTGAACTAAAGTAAGTTCCAACTCCCACACTGTTTCATTTATCCCTGTGGAACTGCACTGTGCAAAGGTCAGGTGGATCGATACAGAAGTAGGGATCACCTCACAGCTGAAGCATCCCCAAGCAAAAGGTCCTAATATTTTATGAGCCTGAGAATacaagagaggagagaagagggagagagaaggggagtaGAAACATACTAAATACTGAGTCAGAGTGGAGAAAAGGTGTCTTCAGGGTCTCCCCTTCTCCCCATAAGATCTaggccaagcttgtccaacccaacTCACTCAAAACTAAATAGATAATCTGAGTAGACTTGTAATAAGTGAAGAAGTtgaataagtaattttaaaacttacacCAAATAAGGCCATCAATCGCATTGCTGTAGTGGCAaattatacttaattttaaaagactaatactatttcttcataaaaatctctcaaaatagaagaaaatggaacatttctcaacttattctatgaggccagtatcactTGATACCAAAAAATCAAAGACATCACAGGAAATGAAAACTACATTTCCAAAGACCTATTGATCAACTGTTTGATGTGGCTTTCAGGGTATTCAATAATAGCGATAGGGCTGAAGAGGCTGAAAGAACCCAGCATGGCAAATGACGGGATAGACAACAAGCCCCATTGATAGCAGTCTCTGTAAGCAGCGCCCTGCAACCTCAGGGTCACCCAGGGGGATGCTTCACCCACAGATCAAAAAAAGCCTAATAGCAAGCCTGCAGGTAATGGCTGCTACTTTAAGTGTAGGAAGCCAGGACATTAGAGCAAGAACTACCCCAGTCAGGGCAGCCCACCCAACCCTGTTCTCACTGCAGACAGGTGGgtcattggaaaagggattgtCCTGAGCTGTGAAGGAAGAAGAGGACACTTTATGCCATAATGGCCCTAACTGAGGACTGGCGGCCATAACTGAGGACTGGAGGGTCCAGAGGTTCCTAGTGACTCCCACAAAAGGCATAGTAAGGAGTCTTGACTGACTGTTAACATGACaggtaaaaatattaatttcttaattgaTATAGGGGCCAGTTACTCTGTCCTAAATGGCCACTCTGGGCTCTTATCCTCCAAAAACTGTACTGTCATCGGTGTTGATGGCACCTAAAATCAAAGATTAAAccatttttctacaaaaaatttttatgtaatcaGAAAGACATTACGTTTAGGTTTTGGTCAGTAAAATTCCTaatcttttaaagaaacaaaatgtgtttACATAACCTCCCATCCATTGCTGTTTGATTACTGTTTAATCATCCgtatatttgtgtctttataaagATATTGAAAGAGATGGAAGATGCTTTCAAGGTCCCTTATAAAGGTCAAAGTGTCAATTATCAGTAAATACAAAAGAGGTCTACAATTGAATGAGGCAGGTAGACAGCCTGATCAAACACAGAGCACAATGAGAAGTGCTCTTTCAGGGAATTACTTCATTGAAACCACAGACCTCACCTGAGGTATGTAGTCTAAGCTGAAGTTATTTTGTCCCATCACATTAGCTGCTTAAGCCTGTCCTTTAATTGTACACTAAAATGCTCACTCACATTTGCATCTTAGCCCTAGCTCCCTCAATAATGAGATTATTCCCCACATCTGTACTGATCCATTTGATCCTCAACTGATATTATTTCATCggagaaaatgaaaattgagCAGGCCAGGACTTACTTCTTCTTGGCCTCTTGCTTATAGTATCACACAAAGTGATTAAAGGCATAAGTGTTACTTTCATTTTGGCCTGTTGTTTTAATTGTCTACTCCAACACCTGGAGGCTCACCTCTCTCTAGTCTGT encodes the following:
- the LOC472614 gene encoding olfactory receptor 2A2-like, producing the protein MGVNQSWVTEFILVGFQLSVEMEVLLFWIFSLLYIFSLLANGMILGLICLDHSLHTPMYFFLSHLAIIDMSYASNNVPKMLANLMNKKRTISFVPCIMQTYLYYAFAAAECLILVVMSYDRYVAICHPLQYTVIMSWRVCTILAVMSWSCGFALSLVHAILLLRLPFCGPRDVNHLFCEILSILKLACADTWVNQVVIFATCVFVLVGPLCLMLVSYMHIFWAILKIQTKEGRIKAFSTCSSHLCVVGLFFGIAMVVYIVPDSNQREEQEKMLSLFHSVFNPMLNPLIYSLRNAQVKGALHRALQRTRSM